The segment GCTCCGCGACACCGACCTGCCGCTCGTCCGCGGGTTCGGCGCGCCGCTGTCGGTGGTGGTCACCGGCGGAGCAGGTCAGCTCGCCGGACCTCTCGGCCTGGCCACGCGGCTCGGGCTGCAGGTGGCGGCCGTCGAGATCGCCGTCCGCGACGTCGACGACCCGGTGGGCAACGTCCGCCGCATCGACGCCGCCCTGCGTGCGGCCGAGGTCGACGTACCCCTCTTCATCGAGCTGTCCGGGCCCGCCACCGCCAGCTGGCTCACCGCCGCCGACGAGGTCGCGGCCTGCGGGCACCGCCTCAAGCTGCGCCTCGGCAACCTCGACCACGACCTGGTCCCCGACGCCGCGACCGTCGCCGCCTGGATCGACGCTGCGCTCGACCGCGAGACCCGCTTCAAGGCCACGGCCGGGCTGCACCGGGCCGTCCGCCACGACCCCGAGGGCGGGGGCGCGCACGGCTTCCTGAACGTGCTGGCCGCGACGAGGACACTGTGGGACGGCGGCTCCGTCGACGACGCGACCGCGCAGCTCGAGCAGCGCGACGGCGCCGCCCTCTCCGCCGGCCTCGCCGACGGCGGCGTCGCCGCCGCCCGTCGCTGGTTCACCTCGTTCGGCTCGTGCTCGGTCACCGAGCCGCTCGACGACCTGATCGCCCTCGGACTCGTGGAGGACCACGCATGAACACCCCGATGAGCCGCACCAGCTGGGTCGAGGGAGCCGCGGGCTCCGGGTTCGACGTCGACCACCTGCCCTACGGCGTCTTCGCCCGCTCCGGCGAACGACCGCGGGTGGCGGTGCGGATCGGCGACCAGGTGCTCGACCTGAGCATCGTCGCGGCCGCCGACATGGTCGACACCCACGAGCTGTTCGACCAGCCCACCCTCAACCCGTTCATGGCGGCCGGGCCTGCCGTCTGGGAGTCCACCCGGGCGTGGGTGACGGGCCTGCTCACCGACCAGACCGAGCGCGACCTCGTTGAGCCCGCGCTCGCGCCGGTGGACTCGGTCACCATGCTGCTGCCGTTCGCGGTCGGCGACTACGTCGACTTCTACGCCTCCGAGCACCACGCCTCCAACGTCGGCCGGATGTTCCGGCCCGACTCCGAGCCCCTGCTGCCCAACTGGAAGAACCTCCCGGTGGGCTACCACGGCCGGTCCGGCACGGTCGTGGTGTCGGGCACCGACGTCGTACGCCCGTGCGGGCAGCGCAAGGCGCCGATGGACGAGCTCCCGACCTACGGTCCTTCGCAGCGCCTCGACATCGAGGCCGAGCTCGGCTTCGTGGTCGGCGTGCCGTCCGCGCTGGGCGAGCGGGTGCCCACCGCAGAGTTCGCGCGGCACACCTTCGGTGTCGTGGGTCTCAACGACTGGTCGGCGCGGGACATCCAGGCGTGGGAGTACGTCCCGCTCGGGCCCTTTCTCGGCAAGTCGTTCGCGACCTCGGTCAGCGCGTGGGTCACCCCACTGGCGGCACTCGAGGCCGCCTGGACCGACCTGCCCGGCCAGGACGACCCGCCGGTGCTCGACTACCTCCGCGTCGACGGCCCCGCCGGCCTCGACATCGAGGTGGAGGTGGTGCTCGACGGCGAGGTCGTCGCCCGCCCGCCCTACCGCACCATGTACTGGTCGCCGGCCCAGATGCTGGCCCACACCACCGTCAACGGCGCCAGCCTGCGCACCGGCGACCTGTGGGCCTCCGGGACGATCTCGGGCGCGGAGCCCGGCCAGCGCGGCTCGTTGCTCGAGCTGAGCTGGGGCGGCAAGGAGCCGTTCACGGCCGGTGGGCGCGAGCGCACGTTCCTCGAGGACGGCGACGAGGTGACGCTGCGCTACTCCGCGCCCGGCACCGGCGGCGGCCGTGTCACCCTCGGCGAGGTCACCGGCCGGATCCTGCCCGCGCGCTGACGTACCGCCGGGACTCCCGGCACGCCCGTCCGGGGTCCTAGGCTGCTCACCGTGATGCAGCTCGGCCAGTACGCCGCCCCGCGGCACGTCGTCGCCCACCTCAGCGACCCGCACCTCATCGGGGGCGGCGCCCTCCACTACGGCGTCATCGACAACGACGCCAACCTGCACCGGACGCTCGACCGGCTGGCGGCCGTGCAACCGGCGCCGCACGCGATCGTCTTCACCGGCGACCTCGCCGACCGGGCCGAGCCCGACGCCTATGACAGGCTCCGCTCGATCGTGGAGCCCTTCGCTGCCAGGATCGGCGCGACGCTGGTCTGGACGATGGGCAACCACGACGAGCGAGCACCCTTCGCGAAGGCCCTCTTCGACTCCGACGACGCGGGCTGCCAGGACCGGGTGCACGAGGTCGACGGGCTGCGGATCGTCGCCCTCGACACCAGCGTGCCGGGCTACCACCACGGCGAGCTGCTCCCCGAGCAGCTGGCGTGGCTGGCCGACGTCCTCGCCACGCCTGCCGAGCACGGCACGCTCCTGGCGATGCACCACCCGCCGCTCCCCCTCCCGATGATCCGCGCCGCCGAGCTCATCGAGCTGCACGACCAGCAGGCGCTCGCCGACGTCATCACCGGCACGGACGTGCGCGGCATCCTGGCCGGGCACCTCCACCTGCCGACGTGGTCGACGTTCGCCGGCGTGCCCGTCTCGGTGACCGCGGCCAGCTGCTACACCATCGACCCGGCGCCGGTCGACCGCTTCGTGTCGGGCGTCGACGCCGGCCAGGGCTTCACGATGGTGCACACCTACGACGACCGCCTCGTGCACACCCAGGTGCTGCTCGAGCGCGGCACCGAGGTGAGCCACGTCGGCTCCGACATCGCCGAGGCGCTGGAGGGCGTGCCGCTCGAGCAGGCCCGCGAGCTCGCCTCCAGCAAGACGTCCCCGTTCAACGACTAGCCAGCGACCAGCCCGCTCAGAGGACCCTCCTTGCGACTCCTGCTCATGCGCCACGGCCAGACCCACGCCAACGTCTCCGGAGAGCTCGACACCGCCCACCCCGGGCTCGACCTCACCGACCTCGGTCGCGCCCAGGCCGCGGCGGCCGCGAAGGCGATCGCCGGCGAGCGGCTCGACGCGATCTACGTCTCCAGCCGGGTGCGTACCCACCAGACCGCCGCCCCAACCGCCGAGGACCGCGGCATCGAGCCGGTCCAGCTCGACGGGCTGCAGGAGATCGACGCCGGCGACTTCGAGATGCGCAGCGACCACGACGCTGTCGCGGGCTACATCGGCGCCGTCGCCACCTGGCTCGAGGGCGACCTCACCCACCGGATGCCGGGCGGCGAGACCGGCGAGGAGTTCCTCGCCCGCTACGACGCGGCCGTGCGCACCATCGTCGAGGCGGGCCACGACGCCGCGCTGGTCGTCAGCCACGGGGCCGCGCTCCGCACCTGGGTCTCGACCCGGATGACGCCCCACCCCGACGCGCCGCCCGCGACCCAGCCGCTGCACAACACCGCGCTCGTCGTGCTCGAGGGCGACCACGACTCCGGCTGGGAGATGGTGTCCTGGCAGGGCCACCCCGTCGGCGGCGCCATCCTCGAGGACCCGACCGCCGAGGACCCCACCGGCGACCTCGACCCCGACGGGGACGGCGAGATCGGCTGACCCGCACGCCGAGCGCCACATCCCGCACACGTGCGGCGGTTGTGGCCCTCGGATCGGCCGTTCGAGGGCCACATCCCGCACACGTGCGGCGGTTGTGGCCCTCTCGGTCAGTCGCGCCGCTACGTTCGTCCCGTGCACGTCTTCATCCGCCCGACCCAGTCCTTCCTCGCCTGCCACGTCTGCGAAGGGCTGGTGTTCGCGCGGCGCGAGGTGAAG is part of the Nocardioides cavernae genome and harbors:
- the fahA gene encoding fumarylacetoacetase, producing MNTPMSRTSWVEGAAGSGFDVDHLPYGVFARSGERPRVAVRIGDQVLDLSIVAAADMVDTHELFDQPTLNPFMAAGPAVWESTRAWVTGLLTDQTERDLVEPALAPVDSVTMLLPFAVGDYVDFYASEHHASNVGRMFRPDSEPLLPNWKNLPVGYHGRSGTVVVSGTDVVRPCGQRKAPMDELPTYGPSQRLDIEAELGFVVGVPSALGERVPTAEFARHTFGVVGLNDWSARDIQAWEYVPLGPFLGKSFATSVSAWVTPLAALEAAWTDLPGQDDPPVLDYLRVDGPAGLDIEVEVVLDGEVVARPPYRTMYWSPAQMLAHTTVNGASLRTGDLWASGTISGAEPGQRGSLLELSWGGKEPFTAGGRERTFLEDGDEVTLRYSAPGTGGGRVTLGEVTGRILPAR
- a CDS encoding phosphodiesterase, encoding MQLGQYAAPRHVVAHLSDPHLIGGGALHYGVIDNDANLHRTLDRLAAVQPAPHAIVFTGDLADRAEPDAYDRLRSIVEPFAARIGATLVWTMGNHDERAPFAKALFDSDDAGCQDRVHEVDGLRIVALDTSVPGYHHGELLPEQLAWLADVLATPAEHGTLLAMHHPPLPLPMIRAAELIELHDQQALADVITGTDVRGILAGHLHLPTWSTFAGVPVSVTAASCYTIDPAPVDRFVSGVDAGQGFTMVHTYDDRLVHTQVLLERGTEVSHVGSDIAEALEGVPLEQARELASSKTSPFND
- a CDS encoding histidine phosphatase family protein; translation: MRLLLMRHGQTHANVSGELDTAHPGLDLTDLGRAQAAAAAKAIAGERLDAIYVSSRVRTHQTAAPTAEDRGIEPVQLDGLQEIDAGDFEMRSDHDAVAGYIGAVATWLEGDLTHRMPGGETGEEFLARYDAAVRTIVEAGHDAALVVSHGAALRTWVSTRMTPHPDAPPATQPLHNTALVVLEGDHDSGWEMVSWQGHPVGGAILEDPTAEDPTGDLDPDGDGEIG